Genomic DNA from Acetilactobacillus jinshanensis:
ACCCCATTTACCATAGTGTCGAGCTTTAAAATAAGAACGAACTCGATGTTTTAAATCCTTGGATTTACCAACATAGATGATTTTGTCGTGGGAATTTTTCATCTCGTAGCAGCCAGGTTTATCAAGAAGTAATTTTAATTTGTGTTCGACCAACGGTACGGCCATTAAATCCCACCTTTACGATTAAATGATAATAAATTTAGCACGATAATTATAGCTTTCATTTGTACTTTGTCAACAATAATAACTATTATGAAATTTAAGGAAGTGCTTTTAATCATGATCAAAATCTTAACTGATTCCACATCCGTTGTTAATCAAGCTGACGCTAAAAAATACGGTATCACGGTAATTCCGTTAACGATTGCTTTAGGTAATAAATCCTATTTAGATGGTGTAACCGCTGATAGTGATCTAGTGGATCACTATAATGATACCCACCGAAATGATATTTCACGGTCCAGTCAGCCACCGATTGGTAAATTTGTTGAAGCCTTTAAGAAGTTAACTAAAAACGGTGACTCAGTATTAGCAATCATGATCGGTGACAACTTCAGCGGAACTTACAACGTCGTTTGTAAAGCCAGTAAAATGGTTAAAGGGAACATCAATGTCATCAACAGTAAAACTACCGACCAGAGTCTTCGACATATGGTTGTCTCCGCTGCTCAAATGGCCAACAGTCAAAAGTACTCCATAGATCAGATCATTAATAAAGTTGATGACATCCGGAAGCACAGTACTTTATACATGGGTGTTAGTACCTTACGTAATCTAAGAAAAAACGGCCGAATTCACATGTTTGCGAGTGTCCTGTCGTTTATCTTTCATCTATACATTGTGGTTAACTTGGACATTAACCAGAAGTTGCACATCGCCGCAAAGGGTCGTGGCAAAAAGACGTTCTTACGCTGGATGCCTAGATACCTGAATTCACTGAAGGGTGAGTCAATTAAATATATGGGAATTAGCTATACCGGTGACGTCAAATTTCCAAAATTATTAGCTCAAAAAATGCAACATCAGTTCCCAAAGGTACCGATGATTTTACGTCACACTTCAGCAACGATTACCTGTCATACCGGTGAAAACGCCTACGCAGTTATGACGTGTACTAAATAGTTATTTCTTAATATCTTTTTGAATATTTGAGTGGTTAACTGATAAATTACCGGTATCCAAATTAAGTTTAGCGTCCGTTAAATGCGTTGTTTTAGGCAGAACCAGTAATAACTTGTTATTGCGCCAGATTCGATTAATTTTAACGAAGTTAAATAAACTAAAGTGATGCTTTGGACTTTTAACCATTAATTGATCATCGTTCGTTTGGATGATCGGGACATCATTTTCATTCGCTGAATATTTGATTTTGGGCTTGTTGCCAAGTTTAATGGTGATGTCAAAATTATCGAGGTTAATTCTGAGGTTATTAATCGATTGGGTAAGTGTGAGTGTTTTGGTCTTTATGGCTTTCACCTTCATTATTTTTAATACTTTCTCTTAGCGGAATTTCTCTTTGAAAAAAGATTTAATAGGGATAATACTTAGCTAAATCGATGTGAGAGAGATTTAGTGATTTCTTAATTAATTTGTGAATTAATGTCCAAGTAGTTTTAGTGACGTGGTTAGCAGTCTTAGTCGATTGTTTAGTTAGTAATTTAATTAATGATTTACCGGTTAACGATTTAGCTTTCACATCAATTTCTCGAATTCGATGAATGCCGTAAGTTTGGCAATGCTTGCGATAAACATTGACTTCGTTGATAAATTTGCTGTAGTGCGGAGCAATTAAAACGTCCAATAAGCGGTAAAGCCAATATGCATTATTTAGGTTGACCGTATTACTAATATTTTCGTAATTCTCAGGGACTGCGTTGATGTTAGCGTAGAACGGAACATAAGGACTATAGTTAGTAAAGCCGAATGAAATCCATTCTAAAGCGGCATACTTAGGGTCAACGTTGTTTCGAAGTTGTAAGATATGAGAGATTTGGTTTCGTGCCATTGCGATGGAGCGTAGGGTCGGCTTTATGTGTTCTTGCTTATTAGCAAATGGATCGTAAGGGGTTCGTTGATAATGGGATGCCAGAAAATGTTCGACATCTTCAACCGATAGTTTATGATTAGGTTTTCTGAAGAATGGTAAATGTTGGCTAAACGGTGACTGTTTGATTTCAGGATTGAACATTTTTTGACCGTACCAAACTCGGGGCGTATTGTAGTGCGAATCGGCTTCGGTATGGGTGCCAACAATTTCACGGAAGTTAATTTGATTATGATTGCCATGGTGAGGATCTAAATTATTTTTAACGATGAAATCTTTAAAGCCGGTTGACCACATGTAGTTCTTATGCTGAGTATCAGTAAAATCGATTTTCCGAATGCTGATCTGATTAGGCGCAATCGCGTAACAGTCATCCGGGATTCGAACTGCAACCCAGTGATGACCACCCGCAGTTTCCATATACCAAAGGTCGTTTTTATCAGCAAAGGCGATGCCGTTACTTTGGCCTGTGCCATACCTTTCAATTAAATGGCCTAAGCGCTGAACACCTTCACGAGCACTAGTAATGTACGGCAAAGTAGAAGACAGCATCAAATCTTCATTGATACTGTTCTTCTTAACTAATGGATCATAGCCTAAAAAATGCGAATTATTATAAAGAGTTTCGGTAGCGCTCATGGCGACGTTATGTTCGTTGAAGCCACCTTCTTCAGAAACGCGAGCACTAGCGGGAACGTTTGGCTCACAGGTGTAGCGTTGGGTGTGTTCCGGAACTGGTAATTTTAATCCAGTTAATTTTGATACTAAGAAATTATGTTTCTTATCTAATGCGGGGCGGACGGTAAATGCCTGTGGTCCAACTGGATAAGAACTGTCTTCGTCTCGGCCGATCATGGTTGAACCGTCAAGCGACGCGTCTTTTCCAACTAAAATTGATGTGCATGATGAACGTTTCTTTAACATTATCTCGACTTCCTGTACTATAAGTTAACGTTTTACTTACAATACATAAGTATAGTACACTTTTTACAGAAAATTTAGGTAATTTTGGTAATAAAAAAGGTCACGAAATTATTCGCGACCGATGAATTTAAATTAATTCACGAGATTTAAGAATTCTTGGACTTATTGATAAAGCATTGAAGTCCATTAGTAGCGACAACCGCAACAATGACGGCAATAATTCCAGCTTTAATGAATACTGGCATTACTAACGGTGTACCAACCAAGGCACTACCGATGTAGCCAATAATCATGCCGAAGATAAATGCCCAGACGATTACGGTTAAGTTTGCAGCAATAAAACGCATTTTATCCACCTCGCATTCTTTAACCTAACTAACGGTTCGTAATTAACTGCATGCAAATTAATTAGTGTAATGAATCGTAATCATTAGATTACAAATTCATTATAACCTAATTTCTAAAGATTGAATACCAAGATATTTTGCGTATCTATAGTTTGTTATAATTATCTTAAAGGAGGGTGAATCTCAATGGGCTTCGTTCCATTACAGGTCATTAGTGCATATAGCTTACTACAGAGTACCATTGCGGTACCGAAATTAGTTACCCAAGCTAAAAAGCTAGGTTATAAATCACTGGCCTTGACTGATCACGACGTCATGTATGGTGCCGTGCGTTTTTATAACCTCTGCAAAGCCCACGGTATTCATCCAGTGATTGGTTTAACGTTAACCATTAATGGCGTTATTAATACTGACGAGAATTACGATGTCATTTTGTTGGCCAAAGATTTGCTTGGCTACCGTAATTTGATGAAAATTTCGACCCTTAAACGAACGGTTGGTGAACACCAGCAGTTAACCTGGGACCAGATCCACCAACATTTAAAGGGCCTCTACTTGATTACACCGTTGAATCAGGAATTTAGTAAATTGGTTCAAATCGGTCAGCAAACTCTAGCCGAACGTTATCTAGATAATTTAACGCAGTTTATCCCTAAGGATCAGTTAAAGATTGGTGTTGGGGTAGTTAACAATGATAAGTATCTGCGACTACTTAAATTAATCAGCAAACAGACTCAGGTCAACTTACTAGCGTTATCACCCGTAAAATATTTAAGTTCTGACCAAGCTTTTGCCTTAAAAGTGTTGGACACCATTCAAAAGGGTCAGCAAATCCCTAGCCCAGTTAAGGAATACCACAGCCAAAACCTAGGCCGACAGTGGCTAAAGAGCGAAGCTAATATGGCCGAGGCTTTTACTAGGGTTGGTCTTGCTAGAGCTGCTCAGGAAACGGCAAATATTGCTAATGATTGTCGTTTTATCATTAAAAAACAGCAAATGCGTTTGCCGCATTTCTATGACGAAGCTGAAGCTAAATCGGGCCACGGCCAGAGTTCTCGAGAATATCTGAAATACTTAAGTGAAAAAGGCTTAGCAAATCGTTTTCACGTTAACAAGTATGAACAGACACCCGTTAAGTATCAAAAACGTCTGGATCATGAATTATCAATTATTCGTGATATGGGCTTTGATGATTATTTCTTGATTGTGTGGGACATTGTTCGTTTTATTCGCAGTCGTCACATTACAACAGGTGACGGACGTGGATCTGCCGCCGGTTCGTTAGTCGCCTACGTGTTATATATTACCGATGTTGATCCAATTCAATATCATTTATTGTTTGCCCGATTTTTGAATAAAGAACGAGCTCAGATGCCTGATATCGATTTGGATATCCCGGACGTTCGACGGGATGAAGTTTTACAGTACGTTCATGATAAATATCAGGACTCAGATCCTAAATATCGTAATGATCCGTTACATGAACACGTTTCACAGATCATTACTTTTGATACAATGGCCGCTAAGCAATCGGTTCAGGACGTGGGTCGAGTGTTTGGTCTTAATAGTCATCAGTTACGCCAATGGAGTAAAGCAATCCCAAGCGTTCCGGGAATTACGTTACGTGAAGCTTATCGGCAATCCCAGATGTTACGAAATCTATATAATTCAGGGACTCCCGAAAATCCTAGTGCACCGTTAAATCAGTTATTGTTAAAGACGGCTCACCAAGTTGAAGGTCTACCCAGGCACTATTCAACTCACGCTGCCGGCTTGATTTTGAGTGATCAACCGTTAGTTAAATTATCGCCACTTCAAAACGGTAACGAACATTTATTAATGACACAGTATTCCAAGAATTATGCTGAACAGGTCGGGTTATTAAAGATCGACTTTTTAGGCCTTAGAAACCTGACGTTATTAGGTAATGTTTTACGTTTAGTTAGAGATCATGTTAATCCCAAATTTAATATCCGTAAGATTAATTTAAATGATCCTAGGACGTTGCGACTATTCCAGAAAGGTGATACCGACGGGGTCTTCCAGTTTGAATCCAGTGGAATTCGCCAGGTTCTCCGAAAGTTACATCCCGATCGGTTTAGCTTAGTCGTAGCGGTTAACGCTTTATATCGTCCAGGACCGATTCATAATATTGATACCTTTATTGAACGTAAAAACGGGCAAAAACAAAGTCGTTACCCAAGTAAAGCCGTCGAAAAAATCTTAGCGCCAACCTATGGGATCATCGTCTATCAAGAACAGGTTATGCTAATTGCCCAAGTTATGGGTGGCTTTACGTTAGGTGAAGCCGATATCTTCCGAAGAGCAATGAGTAAAAAGAACCACGCCTTGATGAGTGGCTTACGAACTAAGTTTATTATTGGTGCTCAGAAAAAGGGTTATAAAGAATCGGTCGCCAAGATGATGTTTGATTACATGAACCGGTTTGCTAGTTACGGCTTTAATAAATCACATGCGGTGGCTTACAGTAAATTAGCTTTTCAATTAGCTTACTTAAAAGCTCACTACAGTACGGCATTCTTCGCGGCATTATTGAATTCCGTGATGGGTAACATTAAAAAGACGAAACGCTATTTAGCTGGCGCTCATCGTTTGGGTGTTAAAATAGTTGCTCCAGATATTAATTCAGGATCGAAAGGTTGTACCGTTAAAAATGGCAAATTACAGTTAGGCTTAAATTTCCTGCACGACATCTCAACGGAATTAGTCAATACGATTGAGCAAAATCGCGGAAACTGTTTTGCCGATTTAAATGATTTTATCTTTAAAACGTACCCATATTTGTTACTAGAAGCTAAATCTAACCGAGCACCTAACCAAAAGGGTGATTCCGGACGTGATTTGTTAGGGTCAGATGATCCGACACCTTCGTTATTCCCGTTGATTTATTCAGGGGCGTTGGACAGAATTAATAAAATCAATGCCACTGATCGAGATCGTTTACCTCGATATGAATTACGAAGTGCATGCTACCGTATTTTTCACACCATTAACGTTTATTACCAGCGCTTTTCTGGATCACAGACATATAGTCAGGAATATCATGCTGTTCAGAAATATCGTGAGAATGCTAAAACTTATCAGAAAACGGCTGATAAAATTAAGTATTCCGACTATTTAAAATATCGACAAGCTGTAAAGGTCTTTAAAATTCATGCCCAACAGGGTTTACAAAAACACATTGAACTGATTCGACAGAAAATCAAGACCTTTGAAAGTCTTGGTCTGAAGATTACGCCTGACGTTCGGCACAGTCCGTTGGATTTGAAACGAGCTGAGTATTATTATTTGAATTTCAACCCGATGAATTTATATTCATCATTGGTTGAACCGCTTAATTTAATTCCAATTTCAGGACTAAAATCCGTTCAGAAGTTTGCCAGGATTATGGCGACGATTAAACGGGTTCACGAAGTCAGAACAAAAAACGGTAAATTAATGGCCTTTGCGGACGTCACTGATGGAATTGATAATATATCCATCGTGATTTTCCCGTCAGTATATGAATCCGTTAAAAACCTTCTAAAGTTTAGCCGAATTATTGTTGTTAACGGTCGGGTTGAAAAATCACCGAAGTTGCAGCTGGTCGCTGATCATATCTGGCCGGCTGCCAATCTAATGCGTCAGTATCAGTTAAGGACTCGTCAATATAAACGGTATAACTGGAGACAACATTGCTGTTACATCAGAATTAATAATCAAGATATTCTTCAGTCGTTGTATCGAGTGATTAATCAAAATCGGGGTCCATACCCGATCTTAATTTTTAACGTCGCTAACGGGAACAAATTTCTGTTGAGCAGTCGATATACCGTGTCGAGGCAAGCTCAGAATCAGTTAATCAAGTTACTTGGAAATCATAACGTAATATACAAATAGTAGAATATCCAAATCGGGACGTGATACAATAACTGATGAAATCACGAAGCCATCGGTAAGTTATCGCTTATTAAAGTTTCGCAAGATATACGTTCCAACCGTTGCGGATTGTAGCGGCTTAATGCCTTTATTAAAGGGGAGATTTTGCTTATGAAAAAAACTAAGATCGTAAGTACTTTAGGGCCTGCCAGCTTTACAGTTCCGAAAATTGCAAAGTTAATTAAAGCGGGCGCTAATGTTTTCCGTTTCAACTTCTCACACGGAAGCCATCCTGAACACTTAAAGCGTTACAAGATGGTCGTTCAGGCTGAAAAGCAGACTGGAATGACAGTTGGAATTGACTGTGATACTAAAGGTGCCGAAATTCGAACGACTGCTAACAAAGACGGTAAGAACTTTACTTATCATCCTGGTGATACCTTTAATATCGCTATGGATCCCGATGGCAAGAAAGAAACCACTAAGGACTTAGTTCAGTCTACTTATGATGGACTGTTCGGTGATGTTCACATTGGTGGTCACGTTCTCTTTGATGACGGGATCTTAGATACGATCTGTATCAGCAAAGATAGTTCCAAACGTCAGTTACACGTTAAGGTTCAAAACACCGCTACATTAGGTTCACGTAAGACCGCTGATATTCCTGGTGCCATCGTTCATTTACCAGGTGTTACCGAAAAAGATGAAAATGATATCCGATTTGCATGTGAAAATATGCATATCAACTTCATTACCGCATCATTCTTACGTAAGCCACAGGATGTTCGTGACATCCGTAAGATTTTAAAGGATGAACATATGGAAGACGTTCAGATCTTCCCTAAGTTAGAAAACCAGGAAGGTATTGATAATCTTCTGCCAATCATGAAGCTTGCTGATGGTGTCATGGTACCCCGTGGTGACATGGCCGTTAACATTCCGTTTGAAAACGTACCGTTAGTACAAAAGCACATGATTCACGTATGTAACCGTTTAGGCAAACCGGTTATTACAGCTACCCAGATGGAAGCTTCCATGGCTAAGAACCCACGTCCTAGCCGTGCCGAAGTATCCGATGTCGCTGATGCCGTCTTTGATGGCACCGATGCTACGATGCTTTCTGGTGAAACCGCTAATGGTGACTGGCCCGTCCATGCCGTTGCATCAATGGCACGTATCGATGAAAAAGCTGAATCAGCATACGATAAGTATGCTTACTCACGTCCAGAATTTAAGAACGGTGATGTTACCGAAGCAATTGGCCACACCGTAACTATCTTAGCTAAGGACTTGGGTATTCATACTATCGTTTGTGTAACTGAATCTGGTTACACCGCTCGAATGATTTCTAAATACCGTCCGGATGCTGATATCTTGGCAATGACTTTTGATGATCGTGTTCGTCGTGGTTTAACCATTAACTGGGGCGTTCAGCCAATCTTAGTTAACCGTCCGAACAACGCTAACGAATTATTTGAAGAAGCTTCAAATAAGGCTGTTGAAACGGGCTTAGCTAAGGAAGGTGACATGATATTGATTGTTGGTGGTGCTCCAGCTGCTCAAAAGGGTACGACTAACTTAGTCAAGGTTCAGTTAATCGGTTCCAAGATGACTCAAGGTCAAGGAATCGGTGATAAAGCCATTATTGGTAAAGCCTTCTTAGCTAATAACGCTAAGGAAGCTAATCAGAAAGCCTTTAAAGGTGGTATTCTGGTTGCTAAAGACACCAACAAAGATTACTTACCAGCCATTAAGAAAGCTAGTGCCTTGGTCGTTGAAAATGGTGGCTTAACTTCATATGCTGCTGTCGTCGGCATTTCGATGAATATCCCAGTCATCGTTGAAGCTACCGATGCCACTAAGCACATTAAAGATGGTGATTTAATCACCGTTGATGCTCGTCGTGGTGTCGTTTATCATGGTGCTTCAAAATAATTTAAATTAAAAATCTAGATACTTGTTTTTAAGAGGTACGCCTTTTAAAGCGTACCTCTTTTTGTGTACAATATTATCTAGAGTAGTTGAACGAAAGGGTCTTTGTATTGGACACCAACTCTATTTTAAGAAACGTATTAGGCCGGGTCGTCCCTGGTAAAGTTACTGATCAGAACGATAAAAATTACTATGTTCAGATCAAAGGAATTACCTTTGAATTAGATAAATCAGAAATTAAAAAGCCGATGCATATCGGTAGTCAGTTCGAAGGTTTCGCTTATATTAATGAAAATCATAAGTTACAGATCACCCGTGACGCACCTAAGGTTCAGGTTGATCATTATGGCTTCGGAACCGTAGTCAGCAGTAAGTATAATTTAGGTGTCTTTGTCGACATTGGCTTGCCAAATAAGGATATTGCTGTATCAATGGATGATTTACCGTTAATTCATGCTTTATGGCCAAAACGCGGTGATAAATTAATGATCGATTTAACGACCGATAAAAAGCACCGCCTTTGGGGTCATCTTGCGGATGAAGAAATTTATGAAACGTTAGCGGTTCCTGGTCAGAGAAAAATGCTTAATAATAACGCTAAAGCATTGGTCTTTCGGGTTATGAAGGCTGGGACCAAAGTCATAACCAATCATTATCACATTGGTTTTATCGATCCTAGTCAGCGTGATGTTGAACCACGACTAGGTGAAGTCGTTAACGCCCGTGTAATTGGCTATCATGATGACGGTTCCTTTAACTTTTCTTTACGACCACGAGCTTATGAAGCGATTGACGGGGATGCCTTAATGTTACTAGCAATGCTTCAGCATGATCCAACCCATCATTTGAACTTTACTGATAAAAGTGATCCAGAAAAGATTAAGACATTCTTTGGAATCAGTAAAGGTCGCTTCAAGCGTGGCGTTGGTCACTTGCTTAAGTATGATCTAATTAAAGAAACCAAGGATGGCCTTGACGTTACTGCTAAAGGTCAGCAATACCATCCGGGAGATTAATAACGAATTAGAGGAAGCGTGTGAACATGCTGCTGAAATTTCAGGATCGTTATAAAAAAATCGTTTTCGATATGCTGTCGTTACTTCCGGAAATGGGTCAGATTTCCCGGATTAACCAAACGTTTCAGTGGTATCACGATGCCAGTAACCGACATTTATACTTATGGAAACGTCATTCCAATAATTGGTTAGGTTTGATCGGGGTCGAAGTCAGACCAAAGTTAATCATCATTCGGCAGCTAGTGTTAGTTCCTGAAATTAATGACCGAAGCCTTAGTTATTTTCAAATGCTTGATGATTTAAGACAGCGGTACTCAAAGCAACGGTTCATGGGTGATTTTGAAACGACGGCCATTTGCCAGGTATGGGAAAGAAGTCATTCGGTTGGTAAATGATGAACCAAACGTTCATTTAAATAAATTTAGCGGGCCTTTAGAATTACTTCTTAAGTTGATTCAAAAAAATAAGATGAATATTTATGATATTAAGATCTCGGCAATTACGAGTCAATACCTTAAGTATGTTCATCAATTAAAGTCCTTAGATTTAGATATTGTCGGTGATTTTTTAATCATGGCAACTAAGCTGATGGCCATTAAATCAAAAATGCTCTTACCAAAACGAAAGACTAACGATGATGAATCTGATCCACGAAAGGGCCTAGTCCATCAACTGGTTGTATATAAGAAGTATAAACGAGCGGCTAACCAGCTCCAGGATTTAGAACTGAACCGAAAACAATATTATACTCGGCCAGCAATCGTTCCTAGCAAAAGTAATCACTTAATTAATTTACATGATCAATTGAGTTCACAAATCCTGGGAAAAGTTTTTCAAAACGTTATTAAACGCCGGGTTGAACAAAAGCCGATCAGTGAGAACGTGACGGAATGGCACTATTCCGTAAAGAGACAAGGAACTAAGATTCTTCAAGCAATTAAACTTCGTCACGGTTTAAAGTTACACGCGCTTTTTTTGTTAAATAATGATTTAGAAGAACTAATTACTAATTTTTTGGCGCTTTTAGATTTAATTAAGGAACAACGAATTCGAATTAACTGTGATTATATAGTCGTTTTAAATAAATGAGGGAGGACAGTCTTGTGATTACTAAATGTGCTAGAGTTGAGGGCTTACTTTACGTTACTGGTGATACGGGATTAACCGTTAATCAATTAGTTTCCGTAACGAGCTTATCAAAGAATCGAATTGAGTTAAGCCTTAAGAAGCTTAATCAACGTTTTAGTAATGACGATGATTGCCCATTTCAACTTCTAAATATTCATGGTCGATACCAATTAATCACTAAAAAGGCATTAAACGTTGATATTCAGCGGTATTTTAAAAATACTCATACGTCAATTCTGACGTCGGCTGCTCTAGAAACGTTAACCATTATTGCCTATAATCAACCGGTGACCCGAATTGAGGTCGATGATATTCGGGGCGTTAACAGTTCGGTAACGATTGAAAAATTATTACGACAAAAATTAATTAAAAAGGCCGGTCGTAAAAAGACGTTAGGAAACCCAATCATGTTTAAGACTACTGATGAATTTCTTAATCTCTTTGGCCTAAAGAACATTAAACAATTACCTAAAATCAAAAAATAAGATCGAGGAAGATATAATTTGCAAAGATTACAAAAAGTTATGGCTCATGCTGGAGTTGCTTCACGGCGAAAATCAGAAAAAATCATTTTAGACGGTCACGTAAAGGTGAACGGTAAAGTCGTCACTAAATTAGGTACTAAAGTGAAAAACAGTGACGAAATCGAAGTTAATGACGTTCCGATTACTAAAGAACGTCAGGTTTATTATCTCTTTTACAAACCGCGTCGGGTAATTTCATCGGTTAAGGATGAGAAGCATCGGACGACCGTCGTTGACTTCTTCCCTGACGTTACCCAGCGAATTTATCCCGTCGGTCGTTTAGATTATGATACTTCTGGCTTAATCATCTTAACCAATGACGGTGAATTAGATAATTGCTTGACCCATCCTAAATATGAAGTCCCGAAGACTTACGTTGCTAAAGTTGAAGGAATTCCAAATAATTCTGAATTGGAACACCTTCGCTGGGGAACCAAAGTCAGTGGTCGAAAGGTTGTCCCTGACCACATTAAGATTCTTGCATCAGCACCTAAGACCAAAAATGCCGTTATTCAGCTTACTGTTCATGAAGGCCGTAACCATGAAGTTAAGAAGTTATTCGAATATATTGGCCATCCAGTTAAAACGTTGACTCGTACCCAATACAGTTTCTTAACCATTGGCAAATTGAAACCGGGTCAGTACCGTTTCTTACGGAAAGCCGAAGTCAATAAATTAAAGACGTTAGCTGGCAAACCACGTGAACATTAACGTTTAATTAGATCGTTGCTATAGGAGTATTTCCATATGGATCCACAGTCGTTATTGCTATTCTTATCATTACGCCAGCCCCGACGAATTCGGGTGATTGAAAATGTTTTGGTGGGGCATAAGACGGTGTCCAATTTATATTGGGGAATGCGCTACGGTATTCTGGACTATTTGGGAGCTTTAAAATCAGTTAATAAACAAACTGATCAAAACGCTTTACAGCAATTAATTAATAACGGTGATGTCATTACTCCAGATTATCGGGAGTATTCATTAACTCCTAGGGGCTACCAGAAAGCCGTTAAATTACGGAATAAATGGTACGTCCCTAAATATCTAAAGTATCATTTGAATTATGATTTACCACGATTTAAAGCTCGGTTATTATTAGCTGTCCAGGTAGCTTCTGAATATAGTTATCACAACCGAAATTACTATCCGGTGCAAATTGATTATCGGGACGCTGAATTCGTTAAACAGTGGTTTTATCATTATCGTGATCATTATTTAACGAAACGATGCTATCAATTTTTAGTGAATGCGTTTCAGCAATTTAATCAATTGGATCCGACATTGGGATGGCAAGCCGCTAATTTATTAGTTGGCCATAATGATCCTGGCCAAACCCTGGATCAACAGGGCCGTAAGC
This window encodes:
- a CDS encoding DNA polymerase III subunit alpha; protein product: MGFVPLQVISAYSLLQSTIAVPKLVTQAKKLGYKSLALTDHDVMYGAVRFYNLCKAHGIHPVIGLTLTINGVINTDENYDVILLAKDLLGYRNLMKISTLKRTVGEHQQLTWDQIHQHLKGLYLITPLNQEFSKLVQIGQQTLAERYLDNLTQFIPKDQLKIGVGVVNNDKYLRLLKLISKQTQVNLLALSPVKYLSSDQAFALKVLDTIQKGQQIPSPVKEYHSQNLGRQWLKSEANMAEAFTRVGLARAAQETANIANDCRFIIKKQQMRLPHFYDEAEAKSGHGQSSREYLKYLSEKGLANRFHVNKYEQTPVKYQKRLDHELSIIRDMGFDDYFLIVWDIVRFIRSRHITTGDGRGSAAGSLVAYVLYITDVDPIQYHLLFARFLNKERAQMPDIDLDIPDVRRDEVLQYVHDKYQDSDPKYRNDPLHEHVSQIITFDTMAAKQSVQDVGRVFGLNSHQLRQWSKAIPSVPGITLREAYRQSQMLRNLYNSGTPENPSAPLNQLLLKTAHQVEGLPRHYSTHAAGLILSDQPLVKLSPLQNGNEHLLMTQYSKNYAEQVGLLKIDFLGLRNLTLLGNVLRLVRDHVNPKFNIRKINLNDPRTLRLFQKGDTDGVFQFESSGIRQVLRKLHPDRFSLVVAVNALYRPGPIHNIDTFIERKNGQKQSRYPSKAVEKILAPTYGIIVYQEQVMLIAQVMGGFTLGEADIFRRAMSKKNHALMSGLRTKFIIGAQKKGYKESVAKMMFDYMNRFASYGFNKSHAVAYSKLAFQLAYLKAHYSTAFFAALLNSVMGNIKKTKRYLAGAHRLGVKIVAPDINSGSKGCTVKNGKLQLGLNFLHDISTELVNTIEQNRGNCFADLNDFIFKTYPYLLLEAKSNRAPNQKGDSGRDLLGSDDPTPSLFPLIYSGALDRINKINATDRDRLPRYELRSACYRIFHTINVYYQRFSGSQTYSQEYHAVQKYRENAKTYQKTADKIKYSDYLKYRQAVKVFKIHAQQGLQKHIELIRQKIKTFESLGLKITPDVRHSPLDLKRAEYYYLNFNPMNLYSSLVEPLNLIPISGLKSVQKFARIMATIKRVHEVRTKNGKLMAFADVTDGIDNISIVIFPSVYESVKNLLKFSRIIVVNGRVEKSPKLQLVADHIWPAANLMRQYQLRTRQYKRYNWRQHCCYIRINNQDILQSLYRVINQNRGPYPILIFNVANGNKFLLSSRYTVSRQAQNQLIKLLGNHNVIYK
- a CDS encoding DUF2929 family protein → MRFIAANLTVIVWAFIFGMIIGYIGSALVGTPLVMPVFIKAGIIAVIVAVVATNGLQCFINKSKNS
- a CDS encoding DegV family protein, translating into MIKILTDSTSVVNQADAKKYGITVIPLTIALGNKSYLDGVTADSDLVDHYNDTHRNDISRSSQPPIGKFVEAFKKLTKNGDSVLAIMIGDNFSGTYNVVCKASKMVKGNINVINSKTTDQSLRHMVVSAAQMANSQKYSIDQIINKVDDIRKHSTLYMGVSTLRNLRKNGRIHMFASVLSFIFHLYIVVNLDINQKLHIAAKGRGKKTFLRWMPRYLNSLKGESIKYMGISYTGDVKFPKLLAQKMQHQFPKVPMILRHTSATITCHTGENAYAVMTCTK
- a CDS encoding DUF4097 family beta strand repeat-containing protein, with translation MKVKAIKTKTLTLTQSINNLRINLDNFDITIKLGNKPKIKYSANENDVPIIQTNDDQLMVKSPKHHFSLFNFVKINRIWRNNKLLLVLPKTTHLTDAKLNLDTGNLSVNHSNIQKDIKK
- a CDS encoding C69 family dipeptidase, whose translation is MLKKRSSCTSILVGKDASLDGSTMIGRDEDSSYPVGPQAFTVRPALDKKHNFLVSKLTGLKLPVPEHTQRYTCEPNVPASARVSEEGGFNEHNVAMSATETLYNNSHFLGYDPLVKKNSINEDLMLSSTLPYITSAREGVQRLGHLIERYGTGQSNGIAFADKNDLWYMETAGGHHWVAVRIPDDCYAIAPNQISIRKIDFTDTQHKNYMWSTGFKDFIVKNNLDPHHGNHNQINFREIVGTHTEADSHYNTPRVWYGQKMFNPEIKQSPFSQHLPFFRKPNHKLSVEDVEHFLASHYQRTPYDPFANKQEHIKPTLRSIAMARNQISHILQLRNNVDPKYAALEWISFGFTNYSPYVPFYANINAVPENYENISNTVNLNNAYWLYRLLDVLIAPHYSKFINEVNVYRKHCQTYGIHRIREIDVKAKSLTGKSLIKLLTKQSTKTANHVTKTTWTLIHKLIKKSLNLSHIDLAKYYPY